The nucleotide window ATGGAGTATGAAAGCGtccatattaataaatataataataaataagctgATTGGGCTTCATGGAAATTTCAAGTGCGCGTTACATTGAAATCCTGCGGTGTATGGGAAACAGTTACAGATGAATTAGTTCTTCCCAGCAGTTCGTACTAGCAGAGCACGCGCAGCCTGGATAAAACTTGATAGTACAGCCCAACGCATAATTGTTACATCGTTGGATGAGAAACgaattttgcatattattaattgtgaaACAGCTAAAGATATGTGTAAACACCTGGAGTCTGTTTACGAGCAAAAATCCGAGTGTACTAGTATACATATGCTGCTGCAACAATGCTATAGTTACCAAAAGGAACCAGGTAATGATATCGCTACCCATATCGTAAAGCTCGAGAATCTTGCACATCGGCTGCAAACTCTGGGTGAGAAAATTCCAAACCAAAtgattattagtaaaataCTCATGACATTACCTCCGTCattcaaatactttattaGTGCGTGGGAATCAACTCAACCCAGCGAGAAAACTCTCACAAATCTTATTTCAAGATTTACCATTGAGGAAACATGGACAGAAACCGAAGAAAGAGCAGAGAATATTGCTTTTATTGCCAAtaagcaatataataaatataataataataataatcaatataagaaaaatttcaaagaaagcaACGTTAGACCAGGCGTGTGTCATTATTGCTATAAACCAGGATATCATTGGATCAAGGAAAGCGAAGCAGAAACACCAAATTGGATGTAGAAAGCGAAAAGCAGCAACACCAAACGAAAAATACacagaaaagaaaggagaagcaCTTATTGGAGCAATGtctgcaaaatataatttagaaatattcagTGATTCATGGCACATGGATTCGAGTGCGGCTGAAAACATGTCAAATTGTCGCAAGTGATTctcatcatataaaaatttaatacagtagaaaatattaaaataggcgatggaaaatatattcaagtaaTTGAATCAGGAAGTTTTCTTCAGGAGAAATCGATGAGATCATCTACATGCAGCAACCGAAGGAATACAAAAATGGAACTGATCATGTTTACAAGTTGAATCGTAGTTTATATAGTCTAAAACAGACAAGATGTTGGAATCATCGTTTTACAGCGGTATTGAAGAAGCATGATCTCACGTTCACCAGTGCTGATTTGcatatttacaaatgaaaacaATCGGGACCGATTGATTCTAGCGATCTATATCGATGATGGACTAATTAGTGCAATGAATCAATTGtctgtaaaaaatttgttagctGAACTCTGTAAGAAATTTGAAGTAACATCCAATGAGATAGATCCATATCTGGGATTACAGATTGAGCGATTGGCAGATGgattcatatttttgcatCAGGATACTTACActaagaaaattttgcaacGATTTCGGATAAATGTTAATGCTAATGCAGTAGCAATCCCAACAGATTAAAACCATTAATTGTGCGTGGAGGCGCATAAAAAAtggatacaaagaaaaatcagaattcCGTCTTCTCGGCAAGCGATAGGAAGTTTAATGTATTTGTCAATGGGCACTAGaccagatattatatttatagtaaacAAAGCCAgtcaatatttggaaaaaccTAACAAAATTCATTGGAACGcagtaaaaagaattttcaagtatttaaaggaaacaacaaaatatgatattcatttttcaaccgaacagaataatcatattaaagcATTCAGTGATGCAATTTAAACTGGAGATATTGAAACTAGGAAGTCCATTActggttttatattaaaactaggCGATTCTGCAATTGCTTGAAGGTCAAAACGACAACGAACAATAGTTTTATCGATTACTGAAACCGAATACATAATAGTTAATGAAAGAGATCAAAAGTCTAATCAATGATCTAGCTATGTTCAAAAATCTTACAACGACTCTTTACGTGGATAACTTAAGCGCAatcaaacttattaaaaacccAGAATTTCATCGAAGAAATAAGCATATTGATGTACGCTATAACTTCATACGAgacaaattcaagaaaaagaagtttCTTCTGCAACATATAGCATCGGAGGATCAGCAGAGATAGATCTTCTGACGAAATCCTGAGAAGAACAGTATTTCAAATACAGAGAAATCGACTGAATATCAAGAATATCGAAGACATAATGGGCACATGGAAATATGACACTCAAACATAATAAACATACATacactaaataaatttcagttcattttttttttagtgggCGTTATTTGTgggtgttataaaatttaaagttcattgaaattttatttgtgcttttattattttattaatgttgctAGCAATACCACTATATTATAGTTGGTacctatttgtttttcttcgatacgcATATTTTCAGTGTTTTGTAAATAGATATGCACAATTatgtataatcaaatatattcattcagttAAAcccgtacatttttatttattgttttcactgctcgacaaatttatataataataaaaaaaacagaaaaaataaaaaataaatcttatgaactgaaatatataataaaataataaaaaaataaaaaatttaaataataataaaaaaattttgaatcttagtataaaaatagcataaaattcatatacatatcTCCCAATCTTTGATATATCTTTCTaatgaattacaataaatcaaattattacgatcaatactaaaaagagaaacaagtaTCTTCatcaagataatattatttattaatgttatttattaataatttatctccattctcgaatgaaaaaaaaattatataacaaataaaaaaaacaaaatcgagtatttaaaaatgaaatgatgcaTCGTggtataaatttgatattggtCTATGTATAATTAACTTAAACATAAATcacaagcaaaaaaaaagtGCAATTAAAAAGTGCAGTCTAATACACTTTCCGAATATAAAGAATCCAAGATTTCatacttgaattttttataaaaaatacgaattataagtatactatatattttattaatattactgtattttaaaataatcttttaataaataattcaataattataatattgattatattaaaaaattcataatttaagaaaacaaatttgatctttatatattttctaaatatttatttataaaaattgcgtaaaaatgaattcgaaattgtgaaaaataaaaaaacattaatttcaaaataaatttattaatcggataatttttcataaaaatgatcTATTTTTAGAACTTACATAGGacatattctaatattctttatattaaaaatattttaatttttatgttccgatattatttgaatattgaatcgtTATCAAAGTTATATAGCAATCGTAAAAGTTTCCAATCgcgttgtaattttattaccaatcgatatttagatttatttatatattatattgtattaaaattatttatattttaatgtaaaattattataaatttttttctttaaaaaatatatattatagaataaatatatattaatatatatattatagaataaatctcCAGATTCTATTCTActctacaatataataatatatataatataataatattatcttttgcgTTTAAGTAacaacttgaaattttaattttaagagaaaaatattaccttgtttaaaaattcaataatctaaATGTTTCTAAACGattcaaatgaaatgaaaatagttCGAAACAATGCAAAGTTCAATCAATACTACGtgcaattatgataataaaatgtcaCTATTGCGCGCATTTTTAGCGGATaattcgttattatattatggacgagacaaataattaaaaatataaaattattatcatgaattactattttttttattatacaaatctaTCAATTCATTTGAAGAAGACCAAAaggcgattaattattaattaagcgaaaaaatattgatattataataccaTCATATgatagtttatataataaatagttctCGTAAACGATAgcaaaatatcaattgtataGATTGCACTTTGtcaatatttcgatcgatggtGACTTATTAGTTATCGATTTTTTGCATGTTTGCATCTTTTTCTGTGCATAGCAtacaatatatgcaaaaagataattttttggatATAGTATTAGAAactaaaacaaagaaaagatagaaatatattataattataaatatatatattataataatttattataaatatatatatatttataataattttaacatattcatactttaaatattttaaaatatacaaagaaaagtatcaagataaaataattctcgaaAATAAGTTTTGTTAGATAAATGAGAAACGATAATTGTGAcaactaaattattttgaaaacaaattgaaaaaatttgaaatataaagaaaaatatcaaattatattaatctcgattcaattataaaagtttcattttaattttgttatataataatttatgattattaattattattctataatattataataaattttcacattgataggatattaaaatttatagaaatttaatttttcaaacgaattatcagtaatcataaataataatgctttagaaatgaataaattttataaaatttttgatagtcAATAACTTATATCGTagagatattgaaatatcataacgatgttgaaatttttaacaaatattaaaattttgtttgatagaaaatttctgaaaatatataaattcttaaagaaagattctaaaaggatcctaaaatttatgatttgtgATGTGCTCGCGCCcgcacataataataataaaattgtaatggaTTATTAAGTGcacatttatatatgtgtCGAATGCTCTTTCGACTTATTcggttatgttatataaaaaaactggtTATCATTGATGCATTTTTTCACGATGAGTGGATTGCATTAGTACGATTACAAATGCGATACATAAGAGAGCCAAGTCTTTCACAATAtccgatatataaatatgtgtatGATGGTAATCGACGATAATCTAACtttctcattattatattcggcAGTCAGAAAATGAGACTCTATTTCAAGTGAAGCTTATGTCTCTCTTCAATTGAGAAGATCTTAGTTTGTCCGTATGCACaataaccaataatatcgCGATCAATATTTGACTCGCGATATCCCCAAattagaggaaaatttttcgaaataaaataatattggttaCGTTGAGTCAATCGTGTTTGGAATATCATCTTTGGAATCGGGCTTTGGTCTAACCAGGCTGAAGTGtgtcaaaatatacaattataaatgtgactaaattttcaaaaatgttttttcagaTAACATCATTCTTTGTTTAGGCTTAATAAACATCTGCCAGCAATAATAGCAGAAAAGAGTAAACTGTTTATAAATCTTGCGAGCAATGAATGCTCGCGAACATGATTTcaaaactttgattttttcaatatatcttttgatatctttacaaatttcatatatttaatatctctagtgagtttaatttctatctttttatcgatttattgagaaatagtagaaataaaataattaaacatactaATAGTCGATaactttgaagaaaaaaaaaattttgtttctgttttagtttaaaatttttttaaactattgattaaaaatgtttcaaatcaaatatataatatttaaaaataattttttttaatctcttccatttcttattagtaaaagtttggaaaagtttcctattacatttcataaaattcgattacgaacataaattctataatattccttttattattgttatttaagttttgcaatataattataatttatcgctatctattattattatcaaaaataattgcatttattatatttttttctttagtaacCCCGCGATTTTATCTTATTGTCAATTTCATGCGAAACATAGAAATCTCATACTTGCATCTTATACTCGTTTTTCGCGTTTTTGATTAGTCTTGATTTCTTCAgtttttccaaagaaattgATTACATATTTTGCGTATTTCTGACTATCCTGTCGATTATAACTATCAattgtttaatgtttattcaGCAGCAAGATTGCTAAGGATTTATTTATGCAATGCGGTGAATTcattaattagtatatatcATTTTGCAGTATTATATTCTAGTTGACAATATCATTATGTATTCATtcatatagttattattagttaaatgATCATTTATTCGACTgcctataatttatgaattacacgaattattgcaaaatgatTGAAgacgattttcttctttatcttaaaacaaaatttataactacatattataataaacttcatcaagaaattttgatttttttttttgatgtaataaatattttcgtaatatgagataaataatcgtgttcgtattttttatatgaaattatgaaaattattattaatgattaatattaagatttagacATTTGAATCAACTtagttacaaaattattctctttctttgaagtaattttaattgctaTATTAAGTAAGCTATtctggaatataaataaaaactataatttattacgattattatttaattttattatatattaataagaaaaaataaagattgcagtgataattacttaatattttagaaaaatattgtagatcTTTGTTTCATGAAATGTAAATAgaacaataataacatatttgatattaaaataataacgacaatttgattatcatgtttattataactttttattattacaaattttttaaaaatgaaactactaaatttttttaaaagtgtttTCTCTGTTAacataattctatttctaattttaattttcattttatcgatatatgtaaatttctttttatttttgtatatagtttatattctctattttttttatttcatttaatagccattttaaaaaatattgaaaatatttgataatattgaaaatatttttattcatctttcaattttacgaattcaattcatctttctttttcttttattttaatatcataaacaaaatattttttattcataaattaatttctgtaatttaaaattcttttattccatattaaattacgaaattcaatttttgaaaaatttttcaatatttgtgtTTTCACGTTAACTATGAATACCGTTTGAGACGTTAAGAGATCGCAAAGATAAAATGCAGACTGTTTTGTTCTATACACATTAAGTGTATGCTTGCGTAGATTATACCTGCGTATGTTTGACTAAATATAATCAACTTCTATCCGTTACACGACTCATTTTGCAAAATCGTGAGTCAAGTTGCCAAGAGATTAGTAAGCTGCTattgtttcttaataaatctACGCGACCCGTTTTATGtcgatgaattttatgaatttcgaaatatctttgccatcgaaaagagaattcaaatgaaatttttcgtcattttaattcaa belongs to Apis cerana isolate GH-2021 unplaced genomic scaffold, AcerK_1.0 Chr0_AcerK, whole genome shotgun sequence and includes:
- the LOC133667592 gene encoding uncharacterized protein LOC133667592, translating into MCISTHLEALKMKEMQYVRTSRARAAWIKLDSTAQRIIVTSLDEKRILHIINCETAKDMCKHLESVYEQKSECTSIHMLLQQCYSYQKEPGNDIATHIVKLENLAHRLQTLGEKIPNQMIISKILMTLPPSFKYFISAWESTQPSEKTLTNLISRFTIEETWTETEERAENIAFIANKKAKQKHQIGCRKRKAATPNEKYTEKKGEALIGAMSAKYNLEIFSDSWHMDSSAAENMSNCRK